CGGTCGCGGAGGAAGTCGAACCCGAACTCGGCCGCGGTGCCGTAGGTCACGTCGGCCTTGTACGCGGTGATGCGGTCGTTCTCGTCCATCTTCTGCTGGAGCACGCCGACCGTCATCCCGAGCTTCTGGTACACCGGGCCGATCCACTCCGCGTCGCGCTTGGCGAGGTAATCGTTGACCGTGGTGACGTGGACTCCCTTCCCCGAAAGCGCGTTGAGGTACGCGGGCGCGCTGGCGGATACCGTCTTCCCCTCGCCCGTCGCGAGTTCAACGAGACCGCCAAAGTGCATGACGCTACCGGCCGCGAGCTGCACGTCGAACGGGCGGATGTTGAGCGTGCGCTGGATCGCGATCGACGCGAGCGCGAACGCTTCCGGCAGGAGCTTGTCGAGATCCCACTTCCCGCGCGCCTTGCCCCGCAGCGCCATGCTCATTTCGACGAGCTGCGCGTCGCTCACGTCGGCGTGGAGCTTCTCGAAGTACCGCACCTTCGGCACGAGGAGCGCGGCCCGCGAGAGCCGGCGCTTCCAGGGCAGCCCGACGCGCGCCACGGTCGTGTTCACGGGCCACGTGCCGAGGCGCCCGGGGGTGTTCTCGATCTTGCGCGGCGCTTCCGCGTGTCCGTGTGCGGCGGGCGGAATAGCGGTACTCATTCTCGGCCCCTCGAGGTCGGAGACTTCCCTAATCACCTTAGCGGGCGGCGCGGCAGAACGCTACCACCGTGGCGCTTGATGTTCGATCCGGGTCCGGGGCGCGAAGAAGTGACGAAACGAAAATAACGCGGGGCGAGCCGAAGCTCGCCCCGCGTACCAAGCATACTTACGGGTCCCGTCCATCCCTTAGGTAGCCTGGCTGCCTAAACCGTTCCCCCCTCGGAACGGTAAAAGCCAACTTTAAAGGCCACCGACTCGCACTAAAACTGCGTGTCGGCTGTCCCTGTCGCGTTGCCGTTTCGGGCGGCGTTTCGGGAACACCCAAGTAATAGAGCATGCACCGAGCCGGTGCAAACAACTGAAGGTAAAAAATACAAAATGTCCGTTGTTCGCGGGGGGCCTGAAAAGCACAACCGCTACCGCACGAAATCGGCACAGACGTAAAGCCCGAATTGCGCCCGCGACTGAAGTGTAGAACAAAAATCCTGTGCTACAGAAAGTGCCCCGCTGGGCGAAGGCGACAAACACTCTTCCGCCGACTACGGTCCGAGACCCGCGCACGCGGTAAAACGCAAAAAGCCGCGACCATTTGGTCGCGGCTTTTGATGTGCGGGGCTCACACGTTATGGTTGGCTGCCGCGGTAACGAGTCGTCGTCACGGCGCCCGCTTTATCCCAGTCGGCCGGGATCGGCCGGCGCGATTCTTCGTCGGAGTAGTGCCAGTGGCGGAGGGCCTCTTCGCCCAGGAGCCACGAGAACGCGGCCGTGCGGCCGTTGACCTTCGTTGGGAAGTCCACTTCCCCGGCCTCGTCGTCCACGAGCGTGATGCCGAGGTTGTTCAGTTCGGAAACGGCCGTCGTCCAGGCTTTTTCGGCCGCGGCGATCTCGTCGATCACCTGGTACCGGCGCTGGCGCTCCTGCCACACGAGGTCGCGGCGCTGCCGTTCGAGGCGCTCTTGCTCGGGAACGAGGCGGTTAATCGCGCGGCGGGCGTTTTGAACGTCCGTCACAATGCCCCGAACGAGGGGAAGCATCTGACGAGCGGTCGTGAGGTCCAGCGTGACCTCTTTCTTACGAGGCTTTCCCGCCGATCCGTTACTCGCGCGGTTGGGCGTGTTGCTCATTGGTGGCTCCCGGAGTGAGTGAGGGGGAGCGGTCGCCCCTCTGTGACCATTCTAGGAGCGCCCGCGCCGAAATAATGTCGGACGGACGCAGAATTGGGACAGAAGGTTC
This region of Gemmata massiliana genomic DNA includes:
- a CDS encoding DUF2203 domain-containing protein, coding for MSNTPNRASNGSAGKPRKKEVTLDLTTARQMLPLVRGIVTDVQNARRAINRLVPEQERLERQRRDLVWQERQRRYQVIDEIAAAEKAWTTAVSELNNLGITLVDDEAGEVDFPTKVNGRTAAFSWLLGEEALRHWHYSDEESRRPIPADWDKAGAVTTTRYRGSQP